A stretch of Malus sylvestris chromosome 11, drMalSylv7.2, whole genome shotgun sequence DNA encodes these proteins:
- the LOC126591265 gene encoding uncharacterized protein LOC126591265 produces the protein MRSNEDLKLAMVEENPTPKSAESPQKSPLDTMVSNVLTIKTASSAAATGKEITALSSPYSSPSLISPPSSAFVSALQSPYISPRASTPKPQETQQTQQTSNPATTLSSPYRGPQSDDIPSSSYTPPSDLYEYSDDVSDPLKHKFDNAPPRISFSFPVPRISFAKCGGAGGPVSPASSATKLRSCDVYIGFHGQNPNLVRFCKWVKSELELQGIACFVADRAKYSDSQSQEIADRVICSVTYGVVVVTSSSFLNHLSMEEVRFFAQKKNLFPIFFDTSPEEVSGILNYNSVEKECREAVDGIMKCNEYKLEANDGNWRSIVSKAAGVLRGKLGRQSVSQQTDVEGVDELPFSRNRFFVGREKEIAEIETAFFGSSGDLLEQECSVVKGEASGQSEGLADEESEVVTTRGRYINLEVGKCKEPNLEAWIEPPVVGRNSFKRSKYKRAKSGSYKGLGSSVICINGVPGIGKTELVLEFAYRYSQRYKMVLWISGEARYFRQNILNLSQNLGLDVSADAEKDRGRIRSFEEQEFEAFKRVKRELFRDMPYLIVIDNLETEREWWEGKDLHDLIPRNTGGSHVIITTRLSKVMNFDAMQLPPLPASEAMILIRGRKKKEYPARELEFLTKFDEKLGRLSFGLWLIGSLLSELAIAPSALFEAISQVQLDEGSPCPFISITEEQYYKNHIFLMKVIASCFAVLQQSNGRINHLALRMLLVGAWFAPTPISLTLLTTAANNMPATESRLRKWTNCISGCSGCFGPQAWKSSEEDSALLLVKLGLARAAKKPFGCWIQFHPITQVYTKRKEGLVAAKATIQGIRKIGNPLVNLDHLWATAFLVFGFKSEPPLVQLKAIDMVLYIKKTALPLAIRAFTTFSRCNSALELLKVCTNVLEEVEKSFVSQIQDWCHGSLCWKNKLQSNQRVDEYVWQDVTLLKATLLETRAKLLLRGGHFDSGEELCRTCISIRTVMLGHNHAHTLAAQETLAKLVRMRSKI, from the coding sequence ATGAGATCTAACGAAGATTTGAAGTTGGCAATGGTGGAAGAAAACCCAACACCAAAATCTGCTGAGTCCCCTCAGAAATCTCCTCTGGACACCATGGTTTCCAATGTCCTCACCATCAAAACAGCTTCTTCAGCAGCAGCTACAGGTAAGGAAATTACTGCTCTGTCCTCGCCCTACAGTTCCCCTTCCTTAATCTCCCCACCCTCCTCAGCATTTGTTTCGGCTCTCCAGTCGCCTTACATTTCCCCCAGAGCCTCAACCCCCAAACCCCAGGAAACCCAGCAGACCCAGCAGACCTCAAACCCAGCAACTACCCTGTCCTCACCTTACAGGGGTCCACAGTCAGATGACATACCCAGCAGCTCCTACACTCCGCCGTCGGACCTGTACGAGTACTCCGACGACGTCTCCGACCCATTAAAGCACAAGTTCGACAATGCCCCTCCCCgcatttccttttcctttccgGTCCCTCGGATTTCGTTTGCCAAATGCGGCGGGGCAGGCGGCCCTGTTTCCCCTGCTTCCTCCGCCACCAAGCTGCGGAGCTGCGACGTGTACATCGGATTCCACGGCCAAAATCCCAACTTGGTGAGGTTCTGCAAGTGGGTGAAATCGGAGCTTGAGCTCCAAGGCATCGCATGCTTTGTGGCGGACAGAGCCAAGTATTCGGACTCTCAGAGCCAAGAGATTGCTGACAGAGTTATCTGCTCAGTCACCTATGGAGTTGTGGTGGTTACGAGCTCGAGCTTCTTGAACCATTTGAGTATGGAGGAGGTAAGGTTTTTTGCCCAGAAGAAGAATctttttcccatttttttcgACACCAGTCCTGAAGAAGTTTCAGGGATTTTGAACTACAATTCGGTTGAGAAAGAGTGCAGGGAGGCGGTTGATGGGATAATGAAGTGTAATGAGTATAAGTTGGAGGCCAATGACGGGAACTGGAGGAGCATTGTGTCGAAAGCGGCCGGAGTTTTGAGGGGCAAGCTTGGGAGGCAGAGCGTTTCACAGCAGACGGATGTGGAGGGAGTTGATGAGCTGCCTTTTTCGAGGAATAGGTTTTTTGTTGGGAGAGAGAAGGAGATTGCAGAGATTGAAACCGCATTTTTTGGTTCTTCTGGGGACTTATTGGAGCAGGAATGCTCGGTGGTTAAAGGCGAAGCGAGTGGCCAATCGGAAGGGTTAGCTGATGAGGAGAGTGAAGTTGTTACTACTAGAGGGAGGTACATTAATTTGGAGGTGGGAAAATGCAAGGAGCCTAACTTGGAGGCTTGGATTGAACCACCAGTTGTGGGGCGGAATTCGTTCAAGAGGTCGAAGTACAAGAGAGCGAAAAGTGGAAGTTACAAGGGCTTGGGGAGTAGTGTGATCTGCATAAATGGGGTTCCCGGGATTGGCAAGACGGAGCTTGTGTTGGAATTCGCTTACAGGTATTCCCAGAGGTACAAAATGGTGTTGTGGATAAGTGGGGAAGCTAGGTATTTTAGGCAGAACATATTGAATCTGTCTCAGAATTTGGGGTTGGATGTGAGTGCTGATGCTGAGAAGGATAGAGGAAGGATTCGAAGCTTTGAGGAGCAGGAATTCGAAGCGTTTAAGAGGGTGAAGAGGGAGTTGTTTAGGGACATGCCTTACTTGATCGTGATCGATAATCTTGAGACTGAGAGGGAGTGGTGGGAAGGGAAGGATTTACATGACTTGATCCCAAGGAACACAGGAGGGTCTCATGTGATCATCACAACTAGGTTGTCGAAAGTAATGAATTTTGACGCAATGCAGCTTCCGCCCTTGCCTGCGTCAGAGGCAATGATTTTGATTAgaggaaggaaaaagaaagagtaCCCGGCTAGGGAGTTGGAATTTCTGACGAAGTTCGATGAGAAGTTAGGAAGGTTGAGTTTTGGTTTGTGGCTGATTGGATCGCTGCTTTCGGAACTAGCCATTGCGCCTTCTGCTCTCTTCGAAGCTATCAGCCAAGTTCAGCTTGATGAGGGATCTCCTTGCCCTTTCATAAGCATCACTGAAGAGCAGTACTACAAGAACCACATTTTCCTAATGAAAGTCATAGCTTCTTGCTTCGCCGTCTTGCAACAATCTAATGGGAGAATCAATCATCTTGCGTTAAGAATGCTTCTTGTTGGCGCCTGGTTTGCTCCAACACCGATTTCCTTGACTCTGCTGACTACTGCAGCTAACAATATGCCCGCCACAGAAAGCCGGCTAAGGAAGTGGACTAATTGCATAAGTGGCTGCTCCGGTTGCTTTGGACCACAAGCATGGAAGAGTAGTGAAGAAGATTCAGCACTGCTTCTTGTTAAATTGGGATTAGCGCGAGCGGCAAAAAAACCATTCGGATGCTGGATCCAATTCCATCCCATTACACAAGTATACACAAAGAGAAAAGAAGGTTTAGTTGCTGCCAAGGCAACAATTCAAGGCATAAGAAAAATTGGCAATCCATTGGTGAACCTAGACCATCTTTGGGCTACTGCATTCCTTGTTTTTGGTTTCAAATCCGAACCTCCCCTCGTCCAGCTAAAGGCGATCGACATGGTTTTATACATCAAGAAAACCGCCCTCCCTCTCGCAATCAGAGCATTCACAACCTTCTCCAGATGCAACTCGGCATTGGAACTTCTAAAGGTGTGCACTAACGTACTTGAAGAAGTAGAGAAGTCGTTCGTATCACAAATCCAAGACTGGTGCCACGGCTCTCTCTGCTGGAAGAACAAGCTGCAAAGCAACCAGAGGGTAGATGAATACGTGTGGCAAGACGTGACGCTGTTGAAGGCGACATTGCTGGAGACGAGGGCAAAGTTGCTGCTTAGAGGTGGGCATTTCGACAGCGGCGAAGAGCTGTGCAGGACTTGTATCAGCATCAGAACAGTGATGCTAGGGCATAACCATGCTCACACATTGGCAGCTCAAgaaactttggcaaagttagtAAGGATGAGAAGCAAAATATAA
- the LOC126589300 gene encoding PRA1 family protein G2-like, with the protein MSPSQSVTATTYTSIPISVSGSDAITRSIKNLNDAVSRRRPWSEFASSISRPDSLSSALTRIQTNANHFRVNYLLLIGSCGVLSLIGSPGWLLVTVAVVGLWLVIYVFREDPLEVWGHHVSNWGVMAGLVVVSVLVAWASGGLGSVALGLGVGLMLCAVHGLLTNTEGLFLNETEAASQGLIGPTSSSV; encoded by the coding sequence ATGTCGCCGTCGCAGTCCGTCACAGCAACAACCTATACCAGCATACCCATTTCGGTCTCGGGCTCCGACGCCATCACCCGATCCATCAAAAACCTCAACGACGCCGTTTCCCGCCGCCGTCCATGGTCCGAATTCGCCTCCTCGATCTCCCGACCCGACTCCTTATCCTCTGCCCTGACCAGGATTCAGACCAACGCCAACCACTTCCGGGTCAACTACTTGTTATTGATCGGATCCTGCGGGGTGCTATCCCTCATCGGGAGCCCGGGCTGGCTTCTGGTGACGGTGGCCGTCGTGGGGTTGTGGCTGGTGATCTATGTTTTTAGGGAGGACCCACTTGAGGTGTGGGGCCACCACGTCAGCAATTGGGGCGTGATGGCGGGCCTGGTGGTTGTTTCTGTTTTGGTTGCTTGGGCCAGCGGTGGGCTTGGGAGTGTTGCATTGGGCCTTGGAGTTGGGCTTATGTTGTGTGCGGTGCACGGGCTGCTTACGAACACAGAAGGCTTGTTTCTCAACGAGACCGAAGCTGCTTCTCAGGGATTGATTGGGCCCACATCTTCATCAGtctaa
- the LOC126591260 gene encoding uncharacterized protein LOC126591260, whose translation MLSFEKLPPDPPCHHPQPLIIKDASTSHEQPLDLSNNPPLPKFSIRDYVFTSRSKDIETNWPFSQKNLQLCLKHGVKDLLPPFQNLDAVRNQPVKRCTVESEKKSNLDVSESSGQDDHAVSKSSSNDTKLKEKLTEACTETTTTTSCRSEGENDFPSTLTSVSQSEIEESVPTNRPSRLPLEIDTSLEAASVEVLEAAGPPVVVVNKTGNTTRPSGKKCRLVVKFGSHSERGSTEDIASNATTISETMTSKTCPVCKTFSSSSNTTLNAHIDQCLSGEATPKWAVDSKPVTRYRIKPRKTKLMVDIYTTAQHCTLEDLDRRNGSSWATSVSSFPTRDKKSEVPVEEKRRRVSSVHPDDIDVGPVYVDANGTKVRILSKFDDAPSPSVPKEVEHLRPRKPLKPGKGSKFLSAKKQKRHPSKHQKYLKLAPQSKDLLSPKAHSSQIHEGQETCGAKENSEEGQQMEEQLNSCNAGALRGWACSKRTGVVKKLNKKHVSRDFLVESDQTYLDNCRVEGNCGRKVMNLSGNPISSPEKSGSTENACDEAQASEKSDCSPWRKRAGSPLPGEQSQHQFSKDTTFLPNSCTLNRTYSDVNFAPVLSNNTIGSAADFTENFDCAPRASKKLSKSRDAPRSNARKSLPPKKNVLAIGRRVSLTESSPSVAMNCSAAKNQGQREEIDKEVAAWDPEADQQYDFMHNFFGKRFRKDCSDEVSVSRSTVLQRRKCRGSLSSSRRDEPMALEGSQFAPEFDGHDEREKMDTSVTVRDEYLEKVDGLGGSEREDQIHDGDMVSENPALIGFCETEAVTSPTDPSISNEQEMFCGDGLEDGTLGQNVHSMEEMDSDDGQGSYFPEVDPILIPGPPGSFLPSPRDMGSDDFQGNSSLTTSRVQSSQDQLDFIDGDSSDSPVSTTSTISNSRGTKFDPKHSEPSSSIGPQSAQDKIRPGLSRAVSGTSEEINATAAQHITGTAAERLSFDRENFKVTKISLERGPISFKSNDQPCCCQRKERTSQGLALNYQESPLLMRRAMALPAMGKQMGGNPNTRTNNLESGSDMTDSFFLSGGTTSRSEQAVFPVAKSSSGHHPSKGSPDGKGKLSGHSECDSFSPSASNSILRLMGKNLMVVNKEEDTSVPPVQAQPPAQTNHLTSQFPTFSGVVPGNLQNQFYHSFQHNKVGECLDASAAHFNSFRSYSNPRTPQVVARGPASLFPKHHTDGSFVASMEPHEYKGDHNFPMPQNRYISKPIGGAPTFHMERIMNPPDRQRKNGHSAFSASKEIIIIDDVPESEADLTCSVAKYSEGLRESQVVCSVSPVPAAPSYNTRRVNNPFSRYESQEPSLPRGSPVLYNTTLHAVPSRLANNSSPVKWSCTTSEGSGVQHRASFLAAPSPRGHLRSTLYDSPSLS comes from the exons ATGTTATCTTTTGAAAAACTTCCACCAGATCCCCCATGTCATCATCCCCAGCCTTTGATCATCAAAGATGCTAGTACTAGTCATGAGCAGCCACTAGATCTATCTAATAATCCACCCCTTCCTAAATTCTCCATCAG AGATTATGTTTTTACATCCCGGAGCAAAGATATCGAGACCAACTGGCCTTTTTCTCAGAAGAATTTGCAACTTTGCTTGAAACATGGCGTGAAGGATCTGTTGCCGCCATTTCAGAATCTTGATGCAGTAAGAAACCAACCCGTCAAGAGATGTACGGttgaaagtgaaaagaaaagcaATCTTGATGTTTCAGAATCTTCCGGGCAAGATGATCATGCAGTATCAAAGTCTTCGTCGAACGATACCAAGCTGAAGGAAAAGCTAACAGAAGCTTGCACAGAGACTACAACAACCACTTCATGCAGGTCTGAAGGAGAAAATGATTTTCCATCCACACTTACGAGTGTTTCTCAATCTGAAATAGAAGAGTCAGTTCCTACGAACAGGCCGTCGAGGTTGCCGTTAGAAATTGATACTTCCTTGGAAGCTGCATCAGTTGAAGTACTTGAAGCCGCAGGTCCCCCCGTTGTTGTTGTTAACAAGACCGGAAACACGACGCGACCCTCGGGTAAGAAGTGCAGATTGGTGGTGAAATTCGGTAGCCACTCAGAGAGAGGATCAACCGAAGATATTGCGTCGAATGCTACTACCATTTCAGAAACAATGACTTCAAAAACTTGCCCTGTTTGCAAAACCTTCTCATCATCTTCTAATACCACCTTGAATGCTCATATTGATCAGTGCCTTTCTGGGGAGGCAACTCCCAAGTGGGCTGTGGATTCAAAACCGGTTACAAGGTACAGAATTAAGCCGAGGAAGACCAAATTGATGGTGGATATATATACTACTGCCCAGCATTGCACATTAGAAGATCTCGATAGAAGAAATGGCTCGAGCTGGGCCACGAGCGTTTCAAGCTTTCCTACTCGGGATAAGAAGTCTGAGGTGCCGGTTGAAGAGAAAAGGCGAAGAGTATCCTCAGTCCATCCTGATGATATTGATGTCGGTCCAGTCTATGTAGACGCCAATGGCACGAAAGTTAGGATTTTATCGAAGTTTGATGATGCACCATCTCCATCAGTGCCTAAAGAGGTAGAGCATCTTCGACCAAGAAAACCTTTGAAACCCGGCAAAGGAAGCAAATTCCTTTCAGCGAAAAAGCAAAAGCGCCATCCATCTAAACATCAGAAGTACCTTAAACTTGCTCCTCAAAGCAAAGATCTTCTCTCTCCTAAGGCTCATTCTTCTCAG ATTCATGAGGGTCAAGAAACATGTGGAGCGAAAGAAAATTCCGAGGAAGGACAGCAAATGGAAGAGCAGCTCAATTCCTGTAATGCTGGAGCTTTAAGAGGATGGGCTTGCTCCAAACGCACTGGTGTTGTAAAGAAGTTGAACAAGAAGCATGTGTCTCGGGACTTTTTGGTTGAGAGTGATCAAACATATTTAGATAACTGTCGTGTGGAGGGAAACTGTGGTAGAAAGGTAATGAATTTGTCTGGAAATCCAATTTCTTCTCCTGAAAAAAGTGGGAGCACAGAGAATGCATGTGATGAAGCTCAAGCTAGTGAGAAAAGTGACTGCTCTCCTTGGAGAAAGAGAGCAGGAAGCCCCTTACCTGGTGAGCAAAGCCAGCATCAGTTTAGCAAAGACACAACTTTTTTGCCTAATAGTTGCACGCTAAACCGTACATACTCTGATGTGAACTTTGCACCTGTGTTGAGCAACAATACAATTGGTTCTGCTGCGGATTTCACTGAAAATTTTGATTGTGCCCCTCGCGCTAGCAAAAAACTATCTAAGAGTCGTGATGCCCCCAGATCAAATGCCAGGAAATCCCTCCCGCCAAAGAAAAATGTGTTGGCTATTGGCAGGCGGGTATCTTTGACTGAATCCAGTCCCAGTGTCGCTATGAATTGCTCAGCTGCTAAGAATCAAGGGCAAAGGGAAGAAATAGATAAAGAGGTTGCTGCCTGGGATCCTGAGGCTGATCAACAGTATGATTTCATGCATAATTTTTTTGGAAAGCGGTTTCGAAAAGATTGTAGCGATGAAGTATCAGTATCCAGAAGCACTGTGTTGCAGAGGAGAAAATGTAGAGGTTCCTTAAGTAGCTCTAGAAGGGATGAACCCATGGCCTTGGAAGGTTCTCAATTTGCACCTGAGTTTGATGGACATGATGAGAGGGAAAAGATGGATACTTCTGTTACTGTTCGTGATGAATATCTGGAAAAAGTTGATGGCCTGGGAGGTTCTGAGAGGGAAGATCAAATCCATGATGGTGACATGGTTAGTGAAAATCCTGCCCTAATAGGTTTCTGTGAAACCGAAGCAGTAACAAGTCCAACTGATCCAAGCATTAGTAATGAGCAAGAGATGTTTTGTGGTGATGGACTGGAAGATGGCACACTTGGGCAGAATGTTCATAGCATGGAGGAAATGGACTCTGATGATGGCCAAGGAAGCTATTTTCCTGAGGTTGATCCAATACTTATCCCAGGGCCACCAGGATCGTTTTTGCCAAGCCCTAGGGATATGGGGTCGGATGATTTTCAAGGGAATTCGTCACTAACCACGAGCCGAGTTCAATCATCTCAAGATCAGCTTGATTTTATTGATGGGGATTCATCAGATTCACCTGTTTCTACAACATCAACCATCTCGAATTCCCGAGGGACAAAGTTTGACCCGAAGCATTCTGAACCGTCATCTTCCATAGGACCTCAATCTGCTCAGGACAAGATCAGGCCGGGCCTATCACGTGCGGTTAGTGGTACTTCTGAAGAAATTAATGCCACTGCAGCCCAACATATAACTGGTACAGCAGCTGAAAGACTTTCTTTTGATAGAGAAAACTTTAAGGTCACCAAGATATCTCTCGAGAGGGGACCTATCAGCTTCAAAAGTAACGATCAGCCATGCTGTTGTCAACGAAAGGAGAGAACTTCTCAGGGTTTGGCTTTAAATTATCAAGAATCACCACTATTAATGCGGCGAGCAATGGCACTGCCTGCCATGGGAAAGCAAATGGGTGGCAATCCAAACACAAGAACTAACAATTTGGAGTCGGGGTCTGACATGACAGACTCGTTCTTTCTGAGTGGTGGTACAACATCGAGATCTGAACAGGCAGTTTTTCCTGTCGCCAAGTCATCATCCGGTCACCATCCTTCGAAGGGTTCTCCAGATGGCAAAGGGAAGTTGTCAGGTCACAGTGAGTGTGATTCTTTTAGTCCATCTGCTTCTAATTCGATACTCAGGCTAATGGGAAAGAATTTGATGGTGGTCAACAAAGAGGAAGATACATCAGTTCCACCGGTGCAGGCTCAACCACCTGCGCAAACTAACCATCTAACTTCACAGTTTCCAACTTTCTCAGGAGTTGTTCCTGGCAATCTTCAGAATCAGTTCTATCATTCCTTTCAACATAACAAAGTGGGGGAATGTTTAGACGCAAGTGCAGCACACTTCAACAGTTTTAGAAGCTATAGCAATCCAAGGACACCACAAGTGGTTGCACGAGGACCTGCAAGCTTGTTTCCAAAGCATCATACAGATGGCAGTTTTGTGGCATCCATGGAACCTCATGAGTATAAAGGCGATCATAATTTTCCAATGCCACAGAACAGGTATATAAGCAAACCCATTGGAGGAGCACCCACGTTTCATATGGAGAGAATTATGAACCCTCCTGACCGCCAACGCAAGAATGGACATTCTGCTTTCAGTGCCAGTAAAGAAattatcatcattgatgatgttCCGGAAAGTGAAGCTGATTTGACCTGCAGTGTTGCAAAGTACTCTGAAGGGTTGAGGGAAAGCCAAGTAGTTTGTTCCGTCAGTCCAGTTCCAGCAGCTCCCAGTTATAACACAAGGCGTGTGAATAATCCTTTCTCTCGTTATGAGTCACAGGAACCTTCTTTACCTCGTGGATCACCAGTTTTGTACAACACCACCTTGCATGCAGTTCCCTCCAGGCTAGCCAATAATAGTAGTCCTGTTAAGTGGAGTTGTACTACTTCAGAAGGCTCGGGTGTGCAGCACCGGGCTTCTTTTCTTGCAGCACCATCGCCAAGAGGACATCTGAGATCTACACTGTACGATTCACCGAGCTTGTCATAG